A genomic region of Chloracidobacterium sp. contains the following coding sequences:
- a CDS encoding DUF4912 domain-containing protein, giving the protein MASTKPVRKKAAKRAKADLELTSELVSVEPEVELSPAFKALSDVSLPELDRENRARLLMQSPTRLYFYWSLKDNPWHQLKRIFGDDLGSYALVVKLVDLKRETEEINPCDSTGNWWFAVEPDGEYRAEIGFYAVNRPYFRVMYSNSIATPRRSPSPRPSTDSRWTVSATKFAEVLDVSGFSRDAFDVAMAGDDPITADNASQIAFSKFIGTSEYALDGIAADDIRYAMLALASGFTLEEIRWRVGPALFAILQANVGKLTAAKAQVALKEHFDIDEAEWTEEEFSAAVYGVSLVHFPKTLKTRRVTSARYNPVSSHSVG; this is encoded by the coding sequence ATGGCCAGTACAAAACCGGTCCGGAAGAAAGCGGCGAAGCGAGCAAAGGCTGATCTCGAACTCACATCCGAGCTTGTTTCGGTGGAACCGGAAGTTGAACTTTCACCGGCGTTTAAGGCCCTTTCAGACGTTTCCCTTCCTGAACTTGATCGCGAGAATCGTGCACGGCTGCTAATGCAGTCGCCAACGCGGCTCTATTTTTATTGGTCGCTGAAGGACAACCCATGGCATCAGCTGAAACGAATATTCGGTGATGATCTCGGCAGTTACGCCCTGGTTGTAAAACTGGTTGACCTCAAGCGCGAGACTGAAGAGATCAACCCTTGTGACAGCACGGGTAACTGGTGGTTCGCAGTCGAGCCTGATGGCGAATACCGGGCCGAGATCGGGTTCTATGCGGTGAATCGACCTTATTTTAGAGTCATGTACTCCAACTCGATCGCGACGCCGCGCCGCAGCCCAAGTCCGCGGCCTTCTACAGATTCGCGGTGGACAGTTTCGGCCACGAAATTTGCCGAGGTGCTTGATGTGTCGGGATTTTCGCGCGACGCCTTTGATGTTGCTATGGCAGGTGACGATCCGATCACGGCCGATAACGCTTCGCAGATCGCGTTCTCAAAATTCATCGGCACGAGTGAATATGCCCTCGACGGCATCGCCGCCGATGACATTCGCTACGCGATGCTTGCCCTCGCAAGCGGCTTTACGCTGGAGGAGATTCGATGGCGCGTCGGCCCTGCGTTATTCGCGATTCTACAGGCAAATGTTGGTAAGCTGACAGCTGCCAAAGCGCAGGTCGCACTTAAGGAACATTTCGACATCGACGAGGCCGAATGGACCGAGGAGGAATTCTCAGCCGCGGTCTACGGCGTGAGCCTCGTGCATTTCCCCAAAACGCTGAAAACGCGACGAGTAACGTCGGCACGATATAATCCGGTCAGTTCACACTCGGTCGGCTAG
- a CDS encoding DUF3108 domain-containing protein has translation MLRLGFVLAALLIIAGVDAHAQPLAQTGRGSGQMFVGETLTYDGKLSRLKIGWSIADLVFKTTAQPDTGRLVIRGEAVSQGTLLKLLRFSFVQEYESLLSMGDFRILKTTKHDVQKQRVRDSEAVFDYGARSVTYVETDPKDATRPPRRIASEIAPDVLDMVSAIYAVRLMPLDVGTRGRFDVSDSGLVYSVPFAVTKRERQPTATFGKVTCLRVEPDIFGPGRLIEQKGKMVIWLTDDPRHVPVRAEVTTQFGKVNIKLESYKKD, from the coding sequence GTGCTTCGCTTGGGTTTTGTCCTTGCCGCGCTCCTGATTATTGCCGGTGTGGATGCACATGCTCAGCCCTTGGCCCAAACGGGTCGTGGGTCGGGGCAGATGTTTGTTGGCGAGACACTGACATATGATGGGAAACTCAGCCGACTCAAGATCGGCTGGTCTATCGCTGACCTTGTGTTCAAGACGACCGCGCAACCCGATACCGGGCGGCTGGTCATTCGCGGCGAGGCTGTTTCGCAGGGCACCCTCTTGAAATTGCTCCGTTTCAGCTTTGTTCAGGAGTACGAATCGCTGTTGTCGATGGGTGATTTCCGAATACTGAAAACGACAAAACACGACGTCCAGAAACAGCGGGTCCGCGACAGCGAGGCGGTATTCGACTACGGGGCTCGCAGCGTCACGTATGTCGAGACCGACCCTAAGGATGCGACGCGGCCGCCACGCCGAATTGCGTCAGAGATCGCTCCCGACGTTCTGGACATGGTCTCCGCTATCTACGCAGTGCGCTTGATGCCGCTCGATGTCGGTACGCGAGGCAGGTTTGACGTCAGTGATTCGGGCCTTGTATACAGCGTCCCATTTGCCGTGACAAAGCGTGAGCGCCAACCAACTGCGACATTCGGCAAGGTCACCTGCCTACGTGTCGAGCCTGACATATTCGGCCCCGGACGCCTGATCGAGCAAAAGGGCAAAATGGTCATTTGGTTGACGGATGATCCACGGCATGTTCCTGTCCGAGCTGAGGTCACCACTCAGTTCGGCAAGGTAAACATTAAGCTCGAGTCATACAAGAAAGATTGA
- a CDS encoding DUF1957 domain-containing protein yields MPLGYFSLILHAHLPFVRHPEYPEFLEEDWLYEAITEVYLPLIFIFQSLHEAGASPRLAMNVSPPLCEMLADPLLQERYTRHLENLIDLAHKEEHRTRNEAANFHDVAKMYVDNLTASLELWNNRYKRNLVNAFRELQDEGVVEVITCCATHGFLPLISTRESRRAQVEIAVTNYKKHFGRQPRGIWLAECAYEPGVEDLLKDAGIEYFISDTHAILYGDPRPRYGVHAPVVTPNGVAVFARDVETSQQVWSAEIGYPGNALYREFYRDIGWDADYEYVKPHLHSSGERRHLGLKYHRITGRDVPQNRKEPYIPALARDKAAENASNFINERIKQAHQLRETFEGHPPLVISPYDAELYGHWWYEGPQFLDFFFKKMHFDQDEIACVTPGDFLDAGLSIQEQRPTASSWGESGYYKVWINEGNSWMYPYQHDAERRMTELAKQFQISDSRFQISNKESGIWDLESGTRLLNQAARELLLAQSSDWAFQIYQGTTVQYSSRRFQSHIQRFDMLAKMLDSGQVDDELLTEIESRDNIFSEIDASVYASAS; encoded by the coding sequence ATGCCGCTCGGTTATTTCAGCCTCATCCTCCACGCCCATCTGCCGTTTGTCCGGCATCCCGAATATCCCGAATTCCTTGAGGAAGACTGGCTCTACGAGGCGATAACCGAGGTCTATCTTCCGCTAATTTTCATTTTTCAATCGCTGCACGAGGCCGGTGCGTCGCCGCGGCTTGCCATGAACGTCTCGCCGCCGCTGTGTGAAATGCTCGCCGACCCGCTGCTGCAGGAACGTTACACACGCCACCTCGAAAACCTCATCGATCTCGCCCACAAAGAGGAACACCGCACGCGAAACGAGGCCGCCAACTTTCACGACGTCGCAAAGATGTACGTCGATAACCTGACCGCCTCGCTCGAGCTGTGGAACAACCGCTACAAACGCAATCTCGTCAACGCATTCCGCGAACTGCAGGACGAGGGCGTCGTCGAGGTCATCACCTGCTGCGCGACGCACGGCTTTTTGCCGCTCATCTCGACCCGCGAATCGCGGCGTGCGCAGGTCGAGATCGCGGTCACGAATTACAAAAAGCACTTCGGCCGCCAGCCCCGCGGCATCTGGCTCGCCGAGTGTGCGTACGAGCCGGGCGTCGAGGACCTGTTAAAAGATGCCGGCATCGAATACTTCATCTCCGACACGCACGCGATCCTTTACGGCGATCCGAGGCCGCGTTATGGCGTTCACGCTCCGGTTGTCACTCCGAACGGCGTCGCCGTATTTGCCCGCGACGTCGAGACGAGCCAGCAGGTCTGGTCGGCCGAGATCGGCTATCCGGGCAACGCCCTGTATCGCGAGTTCTACCGTGACATCGGCTGGGACGCGGATTACGAATACGTCAAACCGCACCTGCACTCGTCCGGCGAACGCCGCCACCTCGGCCTGAAATACCACCGCATCACAGGCCGCGACGTGCCGCAAAACCGCAAGGAGCCGTACATTCCCGCGCTTGCGCGCGACAAGGCGGCTGAAAACGCATCGAACTTTATCAATGAGCGCATCAAGCAGGCACACCAGCTACGTGAGACGTTTGAAGGCCATCCGCCGCTAGTCATAAGCCCCTATGATGCAGAGCTTTACGGCCATTGGTGGTATGAGGGGCCACAGTTTCTCGACTTCTTCTTCAAGAAGATGCACTTCGACCAGGACGAGATCGCGTGCGTCACGCCCGGCGATTTTCTCGACGCCGGCCTATCGATCCAGGAACAACGCCCGACCGCCTCAAGCTGGGGCGAGAGCGGCTATTACAAAGTTTGGATAAACGAAGGAAATTCGTGGATGTACCCGTATCAGCACGACGCGGAACGGCGAATGACCGAACTCGCGAAGCAATTTCAAATTTCAGATTCCAGATTTCAAATTTCGAACAAAGAATCTGGAATCTGGGACTTGGAATCTGGAACTCGGCTTTTGAATCAGGCCGCCCGCGAACTCCTGCTCGCCCAATCGTCGGACTGGGCATTCCAGATATATCAAGGCACCACCGTGCAATACTCGTCACGCCGATTCCAATCGCACATTCAGCGGTTCGATATGCTGGCGAAGATGCTGGACTCAGGTCAGGTTGATGATGAACTTCTTACCGAGATCGAATCACGAGACAACATCTTCAGCGAGATCGACGCCTCGGTTTACGCGAGCGCGTCATGA